Within the Candidatus Micrarchaeia archaeon genome, the region AAATAAAGCGCAGGATGGAAGGGAATCCCATGCTCGACTCTCTAAAGACGTTCCATTCTCTCGGCCTCCATGACGGCGAAATATTCAGCGTGGAAGGCACCCGCACCGTGTACGAATACTCGCAAAAAACCCTGAAGACAAAATCTTTCGGAATAGACAGCGGGTTCGGAATCAGGGTCCTCAAAAACAGGAAATTGGGCTTCTCGTTCTGCAATTCGAAAGAGCAAATCCCGTCTGCGATAAAGCGCGCTACCTCAATTTCCGCATTCTCCAGTCCCAGCGAATTCTCATTCGCCCAGAGGCAGAAATACGCAAATGCGGAAGCATTCGATTCAAAAGTCGCGGACGCGGACGAGAGGGAGATGCGCGCGATAGTGGGCCAGATTGAGGACGGGGTGAAAAAGCACGCCGAGCCTGTGCGCATAGTGCTTGTTTCGCAAACCGACGAGAGCGCGATAGCGAATACGAACCTCCTTTTCGCAAAGGAGCGCTCCACCTCGCTCATGGCTTTCGCAGAGGCAAAGAGCGGGAACGGCTTCGGCTCCTCGGATTACGCCCACTACAAAGCCCTGAAAGACCCCCATTCGCTCGGGGAAAGGGCCGGCCTCATGGCAAAAGAAATGAAGAATCCGAAAAAGCCCCCCTCAGGCAAATATTCGGTTATATTCTCGCACGATGTGCTGGCCTCGTTGCTTTCCCTCTTGCTTTATTCATTTTCCGGGGAGCTGAAAAGGAGGAAAATCTCCAAGCTGTGGGACAAGGAAGGAAAGCTCATTTTCAGCGAAAAGCTCACCGTGGGCGACGACCCGTTCGCAGATGCGGCCGCGAAATCCGCGTTCGACGGAGAAGGTGTATCGTCAAGGTGCACTGCTCTCATCGAAAAAGGCGAAGTGGGCGCTTTCCTTTACGACAGGGAGTGCGCGGCATTCTCGGAAATAAATTCAGAAGGGAACTGCTTCAGGCCAGGATACAAAGCTCCCCCTTCCATAGGCGCATCGAACATATCAATCAAGGCAGGGGACGCGGAGCCGGAAAAAGAGCTGAAAAAATATCTCTATATAGAATCCATGCACGGCCTGCACACCGCGAACCAGCTCAGCGGCGATTTCGGGGCCGAGGCGAGCATCGCATTCCTGCACGAGAAAGGGAAAAAGACCCCT harbors:
- a CDS encoding TldD/PmbA family protein — protein: MLDSLKTFHSLGLHDGEIFSVEGTRTVYEYSQKTLKTKSFGIDSGFGIRVLKNRKLGFSFCNSKEQIPSAIKRATSISAFSSPSEFSFAQRQKYANAEAFDSKVADADEREMRAIVGQIEDGVKKHAEPVRIVLVSQTDESAIANTNLLFAKERSTSLMAFAEAKSGNGFGSSDYAHYKALKDPHSLGERAGLMAKEMKNPKKPPSGKYSVIFSHDVLASLLSLLLYSFSGELKRRKISKLWDKEGKLIFSEKLTVGDDPFADAAAKSAFDGEGVSSRCTALIEKGEVGAFLYDRECAAFSEINSEGNCFRPGYKAPPSIGASNISIKAGDAEPEKELKKYLYIESMHGLHTANQLSGDFGAEASIAFLHEKGKKTPVRGFMVSENIFNLFNRIEYVGRSQEQAGSLVAPKISFSGVSVIS